One genomic region from Knoellia sp. p5-6-4 encodes:
- a CDS encoding carbohydrate ABC transporter permease — MRVSRGERLANYAILIAFAVFALYPILTIVAAALGPDDAAGGQVGPGVLGLHPENFTKAWEDGRFGSYLRTSLLVSSVVVVVSVTLSILSGFAFGTMRFPGSSVLFYVFLLGIMMPSEAVVVPLYFDLRTLGLTDTLWAVVLPQVAQSVAFGTFWMRAYFRTSSRSLVEAARLDGASTRRILWSVLVPLARPAIVTLTVLVFMWTWNEFLIPLVMVTSESLRTAPLGLAFFQGQYTQGFTLLAAGACIVATPVVLLYLFLQRHFIAGMLEGAVRE, encoded by the coding sequence ATGAGGGTCAGCAGGGGAGAGCGGCTCGCCAACTACGCCATCCTCATCGCCTTCGCCGTGTTCGCGCTCTACCCGATCCTCACGATCGTCGCCGCGGCCCTGGGCCCGGACGACGCGGCGGGCGGCCAGGTGGGACCGGGGGTCCTCGGGCTGCACCCGGAGAACTTCACCAAGGCCTGGGAGGACGGCCGGTTCGGCTCCTACCTGCGCACGAGCCTGCTCGTCTCCTCGGTGGTCGTGGTGGTCAGCGTGACGCTGTCGATCCTGAGCGGCTTCGCGTTCGGCACCATGCGCTTCCCCGGCTCGAGCGTGCTGTTCTACGTCTTCCTGCTCGGGATCATGATGCCGAGCGAGGCGGTCGTCGTGCCGCTGTACTTCGACCTGCGCACCCTGGGCCTGACCGACACCCTGTGGGCCGTGGTGCTGCCACAGGTGGCCCAGTCGGTGGCCTTCGGCACGTTCTGGATGCGCGCCTACTTCCGCACCAGCAGCCGCTCGCTCGTCGAGGCGGCACGGCTCGACGGCGCCTCGACCCGGCGCATCCTCTGGAGCGTCCTGGTGCCGCTGGCCCGACCCGCCATCGTGACCCTGACGGTGCTGGTCTTCATGTGGACGTGGAACGAGTTCCTCATCCCGCTGGTCATGGTCACCTCCGAGTCGCTGCGCACCGCGCCGCTCGGGCTCGCCTTCTTCCAGGGTCAGTACACCCAGGGGTTCACCCTGCTCGCCGCCGGCGCGTGCATCGTCGCCACGCCGGTCGTGCTGCTCTACCTGTTCCTGCAGCGGCACTTCATCGCCGGGATGCTCGAGGGGGCAGTCCGGGAGTAA
- a CDS encoding sugar ABC transporter permease, producing the protein MAYLYLLPAFLVYAAFLLYPLGRAVQISFYDWNGNTLATWAGLDNYAEVVTDPALRAAFGHALVLVFFYAVLPLVVGLGLASILNRARVRGLPFFRTVVFLPQVVAMVVVGVAWRRLYAPDGSVNDLLRAVGLDSLARGWLGDYAAALPAVGFIGTWFEIGLVTVLLLAGMGRIPGELYEAARLDGAGPVREFLAVTLPSVRGEIAVALTLTVIAALRTFDLVYITTRGGPGTSTSVPSFEVYNRAFQQGRVGSAAAVAVVLTLVIFAISFGITRIAERER; encoded by the coding sequence ATCGCCTACCTCTACCTGCTGCCGGCGTTCCTGGTGTACGCGGCGTTCCTGCTCTACCCGCTCGGCCGCGCCGTCCAGATCTCGTTCTACGACTGGAACGGCAACACGCTCGCCACCTGGGCGGGGCTGGACAACTACGCCGAGGTCGTCACCGACCCGGCGCTGCGGGCGGCCTTCGGCCACGCGCTGGTGCTCGTGTTCTTCTACGCCGTCCTGCCCCTGGTCGTCGGCCTCGGACTGGCCTCCATCCTCAACCGGGCCCGGGTGCGCGGGCTGCCGTTCTTCCGCACGGTCGTCTTCCTGCCCCAGGTCGTCGCCATGGTGGTGGTCGGCGTGGCCTGGCGGCGGCTGTACGCCCCCGACGGCAGCGTCAACGACCTCCTGCGGGCGGTCGGCCTCGACTCCCTGGCGCGCGGCTGGCTCGGCGACTACGCCGCGGCCCTGCCCGCCGTCGGGTTCATCGGCACGTGGTTCGAGATCGGCCTGGTGACCGTTCTGCTGCTTGCCGGGATGGGGCGCATCCCCGGCGAGCTCTACGAGGCGGCGCGGCTCGACGGCGCCGGTCCGGTGCGGGAGTTCCTCGCCGTCACCCTGCCGTCGGTGCGCGGCGAGATCGCGGTCGCCCTGACGCTGACGGTCATCGCCGCGCTGCGCACCTTCGACCTCGTCTACATCACCACCCGGGGCGGGCCGGGCACCTCCACGTCGGTGCCGTCCTTCGAGGTCTACAACCGGGCCTTCCAGCAGGGCCGGGTCGGGTCGGCTGCTGCCGTCGCGGTGGTGCTGACCCTGGTGATCTTCGCGATCTCCTTCGGGATCACCCGCATCGCGGAGCGGGAGCGCTGA